One region of Aurantimonas sp. HBX-1 genomic DNA includes:
- the tgt gene encoding tRNA guanosine(34) transglycosylase Tgt, with the protein MSQHFRFQLTGTDGKARRGEITMPRGSVRTPAFMPVGTAGTVKAMYLDQVRELGSDIILGNVYHLMLRPGAERVARLGGLHEFARWPHPILTDSGGFQVMSLAALRKLDEKGVKFRSHLDGSEHALTPERSIEIQGLLDSDIQMQLDECIRLPAERAEIERAMEMSLRWAERCAVAFGDQPGKAMFGIVQGGDLIDLRIRSAERLAAMNLKGYAVGGLAVGEPQAVMLATLDETLPVLPADKPRYLMGVGTPQDILRSVARGIDMFDCVMPTRSGRHGLAFTRFGKVNLKNARHAEDSRPLDEESDCPASRDYSRAYLHHLVRSNEALASMLLTWNNLAYYQSLMAGIRTAIEAGEFEAFAARTEEAWAQGDIPAR; encoded by the coding sequence ATGAGCCAGCATTTCCGTTTCCAGCTGACCGGGACGGACGGCAAGGCGCGCCGCGGCGAGATCACCATGCCGCGCGGCAGCGTCCGCACGCCGGCCTTCATGCCGGTGGGCACCGCCGGCACCGTCAAGGCGATGTATCTCGACCAGGTTCGCGAACTGGGCTCCGACATCATCCTCGGCAATGTCTATCACCTGATGCTGCGGCCGGGCGCGGAACGCGTCGCACGGCTCGGCGGCCTGCACGAATTCGCCCGCTGGCCGCACCCGATCCTGACCGACTCCGGCGGCTTCCAGGTCATGTCGCTGGCGGCCTTGCGCAAGCTCGACGAGAAGGGCGTGAAGTTCCGCTCGCATCTCGACGGCTCGGAGCACGCGCTGACCCCGGAACGGTCGATCGAGATCCAGGGGCTGCTGGACAGCGACATCCAGATGCAGCTCGACGAGTGCATCAGGCTGCCGGCGGAGCGCGCCGAGATCGAGCGCGCCATGGAAATGTCCCTGCGCTGGGCCGAACGCTGCGCCGTCGCCTTCGGCGACCAGCCCGGCAAGGCGATGTTCGGCATCGTCCAAGGCGGCGATCTGATCGACCTGCGCATCCGCTCGGCCGAACGACTGGCGGCGATGAACCTCAAGGGCTACGCCGTGGGCGGCCTGGCGGTGGGCGAGCCGCAGGCGGTGATGCTGGCGACGCTCGACGAGACGCTGCCGGTCCTGCCGGCCGACAAGCCGCGCTACCTGATGGGCGTCGGCACGCCGCAGGACATCCTGCGCTCGGTGGCGCGGGGCATCGACATGTTCGACTGCGTGATGCCGACCCGCTCCGGCCGGCATGGCCTCGCCTTCACCCGCTTCGGCAAGGTCAATCTGAAGAACGCCCGCCACGCCGAGGACAGCCGCCCGCTCGACGAGGAATCGGACTGCCCAGCCTCGCGCGACTATTCGCGGGCCTATCTGCACCATCTCGTCCGCTCCAACGAGGCGCTCGCCTCGATGCTGCTGACCTGGAACAATCTCGCCTACTACCAGTCGCTGATGGCCGGCATCCGCACCGCCATCGAGGCCGGCGAGTTCGAGGCCTTCGCGGCGCGGACCGAGGAAGCCTGGGCGCAGGGCGACATCCCGGCGCGGTAG
- the queA gene encoding tRNA preQ1(34) S-adenosylmethionine ribosyltransferase-isomerase QueA produces the protein MRVDQFDFQLPDALIALRPASPRESARLLTVSAEGALADRKVDDLPSLVEPGDVLVFNDTKVIPAQLEGWRIGRGTDEPAVGVTLHQRLDGSTWKAFVRGARKLQPGDIVRFGAEGRVCLLGTLDATVSEKGEAGEVTFAFAFHGAALDEAIATVGSIPLPPYIASRRPVDDDDRRDYQTVYSREEGAVAAPTAGLHFTPALLERLAERGVATEFLTLHVGAGTFLPMKADDTRDHRMHAETGHIDAETAARLTEAKRAGRRIVAVGTTSLRLLESAAADDGSIAPFSGSTEIFITPGYRFKAVDRLMTNFHLPRSTLFMLVSAFSGLATMQAAYAHAIAGGYRFYSYGDACLLDRAAA, from the coding sequence ATGCGCGTCGACCAATTCGATTTCCAGCTTCCGGACGCGCTGATCGCCCTCCGGCCGGCATCGCCGCGCGAGAGCGCGCGGTTGCTCACCGTGTCGGCCGAAGGCGCGCTCGCCGACCGCAAGGTTGACGACCTGCCGTCGCTGGTCGAGCCTGGCGACGTGCTGGTCTTCAACGACACCAAGGTGATTCCGGCGCAGCTGGAAGGCTGGCGCATCGGCCGCGGCACGGACGAGCCGGCGGTCGGCGTCACGCTGCACCAGCGGCTCGACGGCTCCACCTGGAAGGCCTTCGTGCGCGGCGCCCGCAAGCTGCAGCCCGGCGACATCGTTCGCTTCGGCGCGGAAGGCCGCGTCTGCCTCCTCGGCACGCTGGATGCGACCGTCTCGGAAAAGGGCGAAGCCGGCGAGGTGACCTTCGCTTTCGCCTTTCACGGCGCCGCGCTCGACGAAGCGATCGCCACCGTTGGGTCGATCCCGCTGCCGCCCTACATCGCATCCCGGCGCCCGGTCGACGACGACGACCGGCGCGACTACCAGACCGTCTATTCCCGCGAGGAGGGCGCCGTCGCGGCGCCGACGGCGGGTCTGCATTTCACCCCGGCGCTGCTCGAGCGCCTGGCGGAACGCGGCGTCGCGACCGAATTCCTGACGCTGCATGTCGGCGCCGGCACCTTCCTGCCGATGAAGGCCGACGACACGCGCGACCACCGCATGCATGCCGAGACCGGCCATATCGACGCCGAGACCGCCGCCCGACTGACCGAGGCGAAGCGTGCGGGCCGGCGCATCGTCGCCGTCGGCACCACCTCGCTGCGGCTGCTCGAAAGCGCCGCGGCCGACGACGGCAGCATCGCGCCGTTTTCCGGATCGACGGAGATCTTCATCACCCCAGGCTATCGCTTCAAGGCCGTCGACCGGCTGATGACGAATTTCCATCTACCGCGCTCGACGCTGTTCATGCTGGTTTCGGCCTTCTCGGGGCTGGCGACAATGCAGGCGGCCTACGCCCATGCGATCGCCGGCGGCTATCGCTTCTATTCCTACGGCGATGCGTGCCTGCTGGATCGTGCGGCCGCATGA
- a CDS encoding peptidylprolyl isomerase: MAQDTPEDLLILETTKGRVVIRLRPDLAPRHVARVKELAREGFYDGVVFHRVIDGFMAQTGDPTGTGAGGSDKPDLVAEFTAEPHKRGTVSAARTANPNSANSQFYICFDRAPWLDKQYSIWGEVIEGMENVDKIKRGEPVTDPDSITTMRVAADV, from the coding sequence ATGGCGCAGGACACCCCCGAGGATCTGCTGATCCTGGAGACGACGAAGGGACGCGTGGTCATCCGGCTTCGCCCCGATCTCGCACCGCGGCACGTCGCCCGCGTGAAAGAACTGGCGCGCGAAGGCTTCTATGACGGCGTGGTCTTCCACCGTGTCATCGACGGCTTCATGGCGCAGACGGGCGATCCGACCGGCACCGGTGCCGGCGGCTCCGACAAGCCCGACCTCGTCGCCGAGTTCACCGCCGAGCCGCACAAGCGCGGCACGGTGTCGGCGGCCCGGACGGCGAACCCGAACTCGGCCAATTCCCAGTTCTACATCTGCTTCGATCGCGCCCCCTGGCTCGACAAGCAGTACAGCATCTGGGGCGAAGTCATTGAAGGCATGGAGAATGTCGACAAGATCAAGCGCGGCGAGCCGGTGACGGATCCAGATTCGATCACGACGATGCGCGTCGCCGCCGACGTCTGA
- a CDS encoding peptidylprolyl isomerase has translation MKLFATLGLATAMAVAAFAGPAAAQAPDAENTLIITTATGDITVKLRPDLAPKHVERIKTLASDGFYDGLVFHRVIDGFMAQTGDPTGTGMGGSDLPDLEAEFSDETFDRGTLGMARSQDPNSANSQFFIMLADGDFLDGQYTIVGDVVEGMENVDKIKKGDPAQNGTVEDPDKMVKVRLAGQE, from the coding sequence ATGAAACTTTTCGCAACGCTCGGCCTTGCCACGGCCATGGCCGTCGCAGCCTTCGCCGGCCCCGCCGCCGCGCAGGCGCCGGATGCCGAGAACACGCTGATCATCACGACGGCTACGGGCGACATCACCGTCAAGCTGCGGCCGGACCTGGCACCGAAGCATGTCGAGCGCATCAAGACGCTGGCGAGCGACGGCTTCTATGACGGGCTGGTCTTCCACCGCGTCATCGACGGCTTCATGGCCCAGACCGGCGATCCGACCGGCACCGGCATGGGCGGCTCCGACCTGCCCGACCTCGAGGCGGAGTTCTCCGACGAGACCTTCGATCGCGGCACGCTCGGCATGGCGCGGTCGCAGGATCCGAACTCCGCCAACTCGCAGTTCTTCATCATGCTCGCCGACGGCGACTTCCTCGACGGCCAGTACACGATCGTCGGCGACGTCGTCGAAGGCATGGAGAATGTCGACAAGATCAAGAAGGGCGACCCGGCGCAGAACGGCACCGTCGAGGATCCGGACAAGATGGTGAAGGTCCGTCTCGCCGGCCAGGAATAG
- the coaD gene encoding pantetheine-phosphate adenylyltransferase — MKRAFYPGSFDPVTNGHIDILNQARAVFDEVVVGIGIHPGKQPMFDFDERAALISACLDVPVQVVAFDGLVVDAATRAGAVALVRGLRDGSDLDYEMQMAGMNAAMRPGIVTVFFPASPPTRPITATLVRQIARMGGDVASFVPANVAQAIRSKVA, encoded by the coding sequence ATGAAGCGCGCTTTCTATCCGGGATCGTTCGATCCGGTCACCAACGGTCACATCGACATCCTGAACCAGGCGAGGGCGGTGTTCGACGAGGTCGTCGTCGGCATCGGCATCCATCCGGGCAAGCAGCCGATGTTCGACTTCGACGAGCGGGCGGCGCTGATCTCCGCCTGTCTCGACGTTCCGGTGCAGGTGGTCGCCTTCGACGGGCTCGTGGTCGATGCCGCGACCAGGGCGGGGGCTGTCGCCCTCGTCAGGGGCCTGCGCGACGGATCCGACCTCGATTACGAGATGCAGATGGCGGGGATGAACGCGGCCATGCGTCCCGGCATCGTGACGGTGTTCTTTCCGGCGTCGCCGCCGACGAGGCCCATAACCGCCACATTGGTTCGCCAGATCGCGCGGATGGGTGGCGACGTCGCATCGTTCGTGCCTGCCAACGTCGCGCAAGCGATACGAAGCAAAGTCGCCTGA
- a CDS encoding MarC family protein, which yields MVDILLSGFVTIFVIIDPLGLVPLFLAVTPDADANERRSVAIRACVIAFAILALFAIAGMALLQGLGITLGAFRVAGGLFLFWIGFELVFERRQERHRRSADRAVDDPEVADVAAFPLAIPLIAGPGAISAVILLSGNLPTVAGRIGLVAILLVAMIVTFGFLAVADRIDRFLGVTGRAVISRLLGVLLAALAVQFVAEGAAQLVETTTAAPLSTSP from the coding sequence ATGGTCGACATCCTCCTCAGCGGCTTCGTGACCATCTTCGTCATCATCGACCCGCTTGGCCTGGTGCCGCTGTTCCTGGCGGTGACGCCCGACGCCGATGCCAACGAACGCCGCTCCGTCGCCATTCGTGCCTGCGTCATCGCCTTCGCCATCCTGGCGCTCTTCGCGATCGCCGGCATGGCGCTGCTGCAGGGTCTTGGCATCACGCTCGGGGCCTTCCGCGTCGCCGGCGGCCTGTTCCTGTTCTGGATCGGCTTCGAACTGGTCTTCGAACGACGCCAGGAGCGCCACCGGCGCAGCGCCGACCGCGCGGTGGACGATCCGGAAGTCGCCGACGTCGCGGCCTTCCCGCTGGCGATCCCGCTGATCGCCGGTCCCGGCGCGATCTCGGCAGTGATCCTCTTGTCCGGCAACCTGCCGACGGTCGCCGGGCGGATCGGCCTCGTCGCCATCCTGTTGGTCGCCATGATCGTCACCTTCGGCTTCCTCGCCGTCGCCGACCGGATCGACCGGTTTCTCGGCGTCACCGGCAGGGCGGTGATCTCGCGTCTGCTGGGGGTGCTGCTTGCCGCGCTGGCGGTGCAGTTCGTCGCCGAGGGCGCCGCGCAACTGGTCGAGACCACCACGGCCGCCCCGCTCTCGACGTCGCCCTGA
- a CDS encoding cation diffusion facilitator family transporter — protein MTAQRSKDGGNKTVIAALAANLGIAVTKFAAAAYTGSSSMLAEGIHSLVDTANQGFLLLGIHRAKKPADAAHPFGHGVEVYFWSFIVAILIFALGAGFSIYEGVVRLLEPASAAIEAPLVALGVLAVALAMEGYSLSVAYSEFGAQRDPSAANGLLADVRAMKDPTIFVVLFEDSAACIGILIAAAGIGLAWSTGIAEFDAIGSIVIGVVLAVTAVLLVVETKGLLIGEAASPAMVATIRDRVSERPEIVSVNEIRTLHLGPRDVLLTMSCDFKDDVLSQDIEAAVSEIEQRVKRAYPIVRRLYIEVQSNAGHRLALAEESAAAD, from the coding sequence ATGACCGCTCAGCGCTCGAAGGACGGCGGCAACAAGACCGTCATCGCGGCCCTCGCCGCCAATCTCGGCATCGCCGTGACGAAATTCGCCGCGGCCGCCTATACCGGATCCTCCAGCATGCTGGCGGAAGGCATCCACTCCCTCGTCGACACCGCGAACCAAGGCTTCCTGCTGCTCGGGATCCACCGCGCCAAGAAGCCGGCCGATGCCGCTCACCCGTTCGGTCACGGCGTCGAGGTCTATTTCTGGTCCTTCATCGTTGCCATCCTGATCTTCGCGCTGGGTGCGGGCTTCTCGATCTACGAGGGCGTCGTGCGGCTGCTGGAGCCGGCGAGCGCGGCCATCGAGGCACCGCTGGTGGCCCTCGGCGTCCTCGCCGTGGCCCTTGCCATGGAGGGATATTCCCTGTCGGTCGCCTATAGCGAGTTCGGCGCGCAGCGCGATCCGTCCGCGGCCAACGGGCTTCTCGCCGACGTCAGGGCGATGAAGGACCCGACGATCTTCGTCGTCCTGTTCGAGGACAGCGCCGCCTGCATCGGCATTCTCATCGCCGCCGCCGGCATCGGCCTCGCCTGGAGCACGGGCATCGCCGAGTTCGACGCCATCGGCTCGATCGTCATCGGCGTGGTCCTGGCGGTCACGGCGGTGCTGCTGGTGGTCGAGACCAAGGGTCTGCTGATCGGCGAGGCAGCATCGCCGGCGATGGTCGCGACGATCCGCGACCGCGTCTCGGAGCGCCCGGAGATCGTCTCGGTCAACGAGATCCGCACGCTGCATCTCGGCCCGCGCGACGTCCTTTTGACCATGAGCTGCGACTTCAAGGACGATGTCCTGTCGCAGGACATCGAGGCCGCCGTCAGCGAGATCGAGCAACGCGTCAAGCGCGCCTACCCGATCGTGCGGCGGCTGTATATCGAGGTTCAGTCGAACGCCGGGCACCGCCTGGCGCTGGCCGAGGAGAGTGCCGCCGCCGACTGA
- the ssb gene encoding single-stranded DNA-binding protein, whose translation MAGSVNKVILVGNLGADPEVRRLTSGDAVVNMRIATSETWRDRQSGERRERTEWHNVVIFNENLVKVAEQYLKKGAKVYIEGALQTRSWEDQTGQKRYTTEVVLQKFRGELQMLDGRGEGGGGGGSGGGYEGGGGGGGSSRGGGSGGPSGGGASGGGDRGGYGGGGSSRDLDDEIPF comes from the coding sequence ATGGCAGGCAGCGTCAACAAGGTCATTCTGGTCGGCAATCTCGGAGCCGATCCGGAAGTGCGCCGCCTGACTTCCGGCGACGCCGTGGTCAATATGCGGATCGCCACGTCCGAGACCTGGCGCGACCGCCAGTCCGGCGAGCGGCGCGAGCGCACCGAATGGCACAACGTGGTGATCTTCAACGAGAACCTCGTGAAGGTCGCCGAGCAGTACCTGAAGAAGGGTGCCAAGGTTTATATCGAAGGCGCGCTCCAGACCCGCAGCTGGGAGGACCAGACGGGCCAGAAGCGCTACACGACCGAAGTGGTGCTGCAGAAGTTCCGCGGCGAGCTGCAGATGCTCGACGGCCGCGGCGAAGGCGGCGGCGGTGGCGGCTCCGGCGGCGGCTATGAAGGCGGCGGCGGCGGTGGGGGCTCCTCGCGCGGCGGCGGTTCCGGCGGCCCGAGCGGCGGCGGCGCATCGGGCGGCGGCGATCGCGGCGGCTACGGCGGCGGCGGATCTTCGCGCGATCTCGACGACGAGATCCCGTTCTGA
- the uvrA gene encoding excinuclease ABC subunit UvrA, whose product MAELKTISIRGAREHNLKNVDLDLPRDKLIVMTGLSGSGKSSLAFDTIYAEGQRRYVESLSAYARQFLEMMQKPDVDQIDGLSPAISIEQKTTSKNPRSTVGTVTEIYDYLRLLFARVGIPYSPATGLPIESQTVSQMVDRVLELEEGTRLYLLAPMIRGRKGEYRKELAELQKKGFQRVRIDGTFYDIADAPALDKKYKHDIDVVVDRIVVRPDLSARLADSIETALGLADGLAVAEYADELDENGKPRQLVFSEKFACPVSGFTIPEIEPRLFSFNNPFGACPRCDGLGSQQAVDPKLVVPNEALTLKGGAIAPWAKSSSPYYGQTLDALGRVYGFKQTDRWADLPEAAQAAILNGTGKEKIEFRYNDGLRSYKTTKAFEGVVTNLARRWKETDSAWMREEIERFMSATPCPACGGYRLKPEALAVKIAGRHIGETTELSIRAARQWFEALPEQLNAKQNEIAVRILKEIRERLRFLDDVGLEYLTLSRAAGTLSGGESQRIRLASQIGSGLTGVLYVLDEPSIGLHQRDNERLLVTLKHLRDIGNTVIVVEHDEDAILAADYVVDIGPAAGIHGGEIIAAGTPAEVMAHPASLTGRYLSGDLGVPVPAKRRKPQKGKRLKVVGARGNNLKNVTAEIPLGLFSCVTGVSGGGKSTFLIETLYKAAARRISNARDVPAEHDQVEGLELLDKVIDIDQSPIGRTPRSNPATYTGAFTPIRDWFAGLPEAKARGYQPGRFSFNVKGGRCEACQGDGVIKIEMHFLPDVYVTCDVCHGKRYNRETLEVTFKEKSIADVLDMTVEEGVDFFAAVPVVRDKLATLKEVGLGYIKVGQQATTLSGGEAQRVKLAKELSRKATGRTLYILDEPTTGLHFHDVAKLLEVLHDLVDRGNTVVVIEHNLEVIKTADWLVDIGPEGGDGGGEIVATGTPEDVVKVKRSYTGHFLKELLERRPGIKREAAE is encoded by the coding sequence ATGGCCGAATTGAAGACGATCTCCATTCGCGGCGCCCGCGAGCATAATCTCAAGAATGTCGATCTCGACCTTCCGCGCGACAAGCTGATCGTCATGACCGGCCTGTCCGGCTCGGGCAAGTCGTCGCTGGCGTTCGACACGATCTATGCCGAGGGGCAGCGGCGCTACGTGGAGAGCCTGTCGGCCTATGCGCGGCAGTTTCTGGAGATGATGCAGAAGCCCGACGTCGACCAGATCGACGGGCTGTCGCCGGCCATCTCCATCGAGCAGAAGACCACGTCGAAGAACCCGCGCTCGACCGTCGGCACCGTCACCGAGATCTACGACTACCTGCGGCTCCTGTTCGCGCGCGTCGGCATTCCCTATTCGCCGGCGACGGGCCTGCCGATCGAGAGCCAGACGGTCAGCCAGATGGTCGACAGGGTGCTCGAGCTGGAGGAAGGCACGCGCCTCTACCTGCTCGCGCCGATGATCCGCGGCCGCAAGGGCGAGTACCGCAAGGAACTGGCGGAACTGCAGAAGAAGGGCTTCCAGCGCGTCCGGATCGACGGCACGTTCTACGACATCGCCGACGCTCCGGCGCTCGACAAGAAGTACAAGCATGACATCGACGTGGTGGTCGACCGCATCGTCGTGCGCCCCGATCTGTCGGCGCGGCTGGCGGATTCGATCGAGACGGCGCTCGGCCTGGCCGATGGACTTGCCGTCGCCGAATATGCCGACGAGCTCGACGAGAATGGCAAGCCGCGCCAGCTGGTGTTTTCCGAGAAATTCGCCTGCCCGGTCTCCGGCTTCACCATCCCCGAGATCGAGCCGCGGCTGTTTTCCTTCAACAATCCGTTCGGCGCCTGCCCCCGCTGCGACGGGCTGGGGTCGCAGCAGGCCGTCGATCCGAAGCTGGTGGTGCCGAACGAGGCGCTGACGCTGAAGGGCGGTGCCATCGCGCCGTGGGCGAAGTCGAGTTCGCCTTATTACGGGCAGACGCTGGACGCGCTCGGCCGCGTCTACGGGTTCAAGCAGACCGACCGCTGGGCGGACCTCCCGGAAGCCGCGCAGGCGGCGATCCTCAACGGCACCGGCAAGGAGAAGATCGAGTTCCGCTACAATGACGGGCTGCGATCCTACAAGACGACCAAGGCTTTCGAGGGCGTCGTCACCAATCTGGCGCGCCGCTGGAAGGAGACCGACTCGGCCTGGATGCGCGAGGAGATCGAGCGCTTCATGTCGGCGACCCCCTGCCCTGCCTGCGGCGGCTACCGGCTGAAGCCCGAGGCGCTGGCGGTCAAGATCGCCGGGCGGCACATCGGCGAGACGACGGAACTGTCGATCCGCGCGGCGCGGCAGTGGTTCGAGGCGCTGCCGGAGCAGCTGAACGCCAAGCAGAACGAGATCGCCGTCCGCATTCTCAAGGAGATCCGCGAGCGGCTGCGATTCCTTGACGACGTGGGCCTGGAATATCTGACGCTGTCGCGCGCGGCGGGCACGCTGTCCGGCGGCGAGAGCCAGCGCATCCGTCTCGCCTCGCAGATCGGCTCCGGCCTGACCGGCGTGCTCTACGTGCTTGACGAGCCGTCGATCGGCCTGCACCAGCGCGACAACGAGCGGCTGCTGGTGACGCTGAAGCACCTGCGCGACATCGGCAACACGGTGATCGTCGTCGAACACGACGAGGATGCCATCCTCGCCGCCGACTACGTCGTCGACATCGGGCCTGCCGCCGGCATCCATGGCGGCGAGATCATCGCCGCCGGCACGCCGGCCGAGGTGATGGCGCATCCGGCCTCGCTCACCGGCCGCTATCTGTCAGGCGATCTCGGCGTGCCGGTGCCGGCCAAGCGGCGCAAGCCGCAGAAGGGCAAGCGGCTGAAGGTGGTCGGCGCGCGCGGCAACAACCTCAAGAACGTCACGGCCGAGATTCCCCTCGGCCTGTTCTCCTGCGTCACCGGCGTGTCGGGCGGCGGCAAGTCGACGTTCCTGATCGAGACGCTCTACAAGGCCGCCGCGCGGCGGATCTCCAATGCCCGCGACGTGCCGGCCGAGCACGACCAGGTCGAGGGGCTGGAACTGCTCGACAAGGTCATCGACATCGACCAGTCGCCGATCGGCCGCACCCCGCGCTCGAACCCCGCGACCTATACCGGCGCCTTCACGCCGATCCGCGACTGGTTCGCGGGCCTGCCGGAAGCCAAGGCGCGGGGCTACCAGCCCGGCCGCTTCTCCTTCAACGTCAAGGGCGGACGCTGCGAGGCCTGCCAGGGCGACGGCGTCATCAAGATCGAGATGCATTTCCTGCCCGATGTCTACGTCACCTGCGACGTCTGCCACGGCAAGCGCTACAACCGCGAGACGCTGGAGGTCACCTTCAAGGAGAAGTCGATCGCCGACGTGCTCGACATGACGGTCGAGGAAGGCGTCGACTTTTTCGCCGCCGTGCCGGTGGTGCGTGACAAGCTGGCGACGCTGAAGGAGGTCGGCCTCGGCTACATCAAGGTCGGCCAGCAGGCGACGACGCTCTCGGGCGGCGAGGCGCAGCGCGTCAAGCTCGCCAAGGAACTGTCGCGCAAGGCGACCGGCCGCACGCTCTATATCCTCGACGAGCCGACCACCGGCCTGCATTTCCACGATGTCGCCAAGCTGCTCGAGGTGCTGCACGACCTCGTCGACCGCGGCAACACGGTGGTGGTGATCGAGCACAATCTCGAAGTCATCAAGACCGCCGACTGGCTGGTCGACATCGGCCCCGAGGGCGGCGACGGCGGCGGCGAGATCGTCGCCACCGGCACGCCCGAGGACGTGGTCAAGGTGAAGCGCTCCTACACCGGCCACTTCCTGAAGGAGCTGCTGGAGCGCCGGCCCGGCATCAAGCGCGAGGCGGCGGAGTAA
- a CDS encoding glutathione S-transferase family protein, producing MILIGQYDSSFVRRVGIALALYDIPFEHRPWSVFGDADKIAALNPLTRVPTLVLDDGDVLVDSYTMLDHLDSLVPAEQAMHPRSEPARRHSLKVTALASGLADKAVSLFYERRLHDKASPAWEARCLRQMRGTLAALEADRAARPGPYWLGDRIGHADIAVAASIRHMGDSHPELAGLEDCPALAAHCAAMEALPVFQQISQPFIPPT from the coding sequence ATGATCCTCATCGGCCAGTATGATTCGTCCTTCGTGCGTCGCGTCGGCATCGCGCTGGCGCTCTACGACATCCCGTTCGAGCATCGGCCCTGGTCTGTGTTCGGCGACGCCGACAAGATTGCCGCGTTGAACCCGCTGACGCGCGTGCCGACGCTGGTTCTCGACGACGGCGATGTGCTGGTCGACAGCTACACGATGCTCGATCACCTGGACTCGCTGGTGCCTGCCGAGCAGGCGATGCATCCGCGCTCGGAACCGGCGCGACGCCACTCGCTGAAGGTGACGGCTCTGGCGAGCGGGCTGGCCGACAAGGCGGTGAGCCTGTTCTACGAGCGGCGGCTGCACGACAAAGCCTCGCCGGCGTGGGAAGCGCGGTGCCTGCGGCAGATGCGCGGAACGCTGGCCGCCCTCGAGGCGGACCGGGCAGCACGCCCCGGTCCCTACTGGCTGGGCGATCGCATCGGCCATGCGGACATCGCCGTGGCAGCATCGATCCGGCACATGGGCGATTCCCATCCGGAGCTGGCTGGACTGGAAGACTGCCCCGCGCTTGCGGCGCATTGCGCGGCGATGGAAGCCTTGCCGGTGTTCCAGCAGATCTCGCAGCCCTTCATCCCGCCGACGTGA
- a CDS encoding type II toxin-antitoxin system VapC family toxin, with translation MTLLLDTHVFVWWLRGDARLRPRVRTIIEENDGITFVSAVSGYEMSQKYRLGKWPEVAPFMEGFERLAATANIEILTITALHAVRAGLLPGTHRDPFDRMLAAQATIEGLRIVSGDEGLRNLGVKPIWD, from the coding sequence GTGACCCTTCTGCTGGACACGCATGTCTTCGTGTGGTGGCTGCGCGGTGACGCGCGGCTGCGGCCTCGTGTCCGCACCATCATCGAAGAGAACGACGGCATCACCTTTGTCAGCGCGGTCTCCGGATACGAGATGTCGCAGAAATATCGACTGGGGAAGTGGCCGGAGGTCGCTCCTTTCATGGAGGGGTTCGAGCGGCTGGCCGCGACGGCGAACATCGAGATCCTCACCATCACCGCGCTTCATGCGGTTCGCGCCGGCCTGCTCCCGGGGACCCACCGCGATCCATTCGACCGGATGCTCGCCGCCCAGGCAACGATCGAGGGCCTGCGGATCGTGTCCGGCGACGAAGGGCTGAGAAACCTCGGGGTGAAACCAATCTGGGACTGA
- a CDS encoding type II toxin-antitoxin system Phd/YefM family antitoxin: protein MATFNMHRAKTGLSDLVARAEAGEEIVIARRNRPAVKLVPVAAAVNASEAGSGTPARVEAPLGFAEKEQPVFDLDGIVQALAAGKDFSITRDGQVAATVTPAAAAARRVRGFGMLAHMPSVPDGFFFDPLSEEDLEAWEGAASFDPDISKP, encoded by the coding sequence ATGGCGACGTTCAACATGCACCGGGCGAAGACCGGACTCTCCGACCTGGTCGCGCGCGCCGAGGCGGGCGAAGAGATTGTCATCGCCCGCCGCAACAGGCCAGCAGTGAAGCTGGTTCCGGTTGCGGCTGCCGTCAATGCGAGCGAAGCCGGTTCTGGGACGCCCGCCCGCGTTGAGGCGCCGCTTGGGTTTGCCGAGAAGGAGCAGCCGGTGTTCGACCTCGATGGCATCGTGCAGGCGCTGGCTGCGGGGAAGGATTTCAGTATCACGCGTGACGGCCAGGTAGCCGCGACGGTGACGCCCGCTGCCGCGGCTGCGCGGCGGGTCCGCGGCTTCGGCATGCTCGCGCACATGCCTTCGGTTCCGGACGGCTTCTTCTTCGACCCGCTGTCGGAGGAGGATCTCGAAGCGTGGGAAGGCGCGGCCTCTTTCGACCCTGACATTTCCAAGCCGTGA